From one Halomarina ordinaria genomic stretch:
- a CDS encoding thiamine pyrophosphate-dependent dehydrogenase E1 component subunit alpha — translation MAIDEETSRGFLREMLRIRAFEDEIKTRFQEGEIPGFVHLDYGHEGTHVGMSQAMRDDDWLAVGGARLVGQYVAKGVPLGEVMAELYGKRGGSNKGYGGQMHVSDVDRKLYGHAATIGSGQNPAVGLAFAEEMKGTDNVAVTTIGDGGTSRGSFHTALVFASYWDLPVVFVIENNQWAISTPSSALSPDNLSDYGIPHKMPNESIDGSDVERVYETVSEAIERARNGEGPSVVESRVARLGPHFEGDKQTYRDETEFEEERALKDPVENYRERLLADGVVTEEELDDMLEAIHEEVQEAVEFARDSPDPDPETAYENVYRTPLYGQGEGS, via the coding sequence ATGGCAATCGATGAGGAGACCTCGAGGGGGTTCCTCCGGGAGATGCTCCGAATCCGGGCGTTCGAGGACGAGATCAAGACCCGGTTCCAGGAGGGCGAGATTCCGGGGTTCGTCCACCTCGATTACGGCCACGAGGGGACGCACGTCGGGATGAGTCAGGCGATGCGAGACGACGACTGGTTGGCGGTCGGCGGGGCACGGCTCGTCGGCCAGTACGTCGCGAAGGGCGTACCGTTGGGAGAGGTCATGGCCGAGCTGTACGGCAAGCGCGGCGGGTCGAACAAGGGGTACGGCGGGCAGATGCACGTCTCGGACGTCGACCGGAAGCTGTACGGCCACGCCGCGACGATCGGCTCCGGCCAGAACCCGGCGGTGGGGCTGGCGTTCGCCGAGGAAATGAAGGGGACGGACAACGTCGCGGTCACGACCATCGGCGACGGCGGGACCAGCAGGGGCTCGTTCCACACGGCGCTGGTGTTCGCATCCTACTGGGACCTCCCCGTGGTGTTCGTCATCGAGAACAACCAGTGGGCGATCTCGACCCCGTCATCGGCCCTGTCGCCCGACAACCTCTCCGACTACGGGATACCGCACAAGATGCCCAACGAGAGTATCGACGGGAGCGACGTCGAGCGGGTCTACGAGACGGTTTCCGAGGCCATCGAGCGTGCGCGTAACGGCGAGGGACCGTCGGTCGTCGAGAGCCGCGTCGCACGGCTCGGCCCCCACTTCGAGGGCGACAAGCAGACGTATCGCGACGAGACCGAGTTCGAGGAGGAGCGAGCACTGAAAGACCCGGTCGAGAACTACCGAGAACGACTCCTCGCCGATGGGGTCGTCACCGAAGAGGAACTCGACGACATGCTCGAAGCCATCCACGAAGAGGTCCAGGAAGCCGTCGAGTTCGCCCGAGACAGCCCCGACCCGGACCCCGAAACCGCCTACGAGAACGTCTATCGAACTCCGCTGTACGGTCAGGGGGAGGGATCATGA
- a CDS encoding alpha-ketoacid dehydrogenase subunit beta — translation MTREITYIEAIAEALGEELERDDDVVLFGEDVEEFGGNFGETAGLHERFGSDRVRNTPLSEIGIAGMALGAAVGGIRPVAELQFADFAATAGDEVFNQIPKQPYVSGGRLSAPLTIFAPSGAGIGAGAQHSQSVHSWIGNVPGWVVVTATTPYDAKGLLKSSIRDDNPVFFLPHKMLSETKGEVPDEEYTLPLGESAVEREGEDVTVVATQVMFHRAKEAAADLDLDVELVNPRTFAPLDTDTIAESVEKTGHLVVVDETVERYGTQGYIANEIVENNFFSLDGPPKTIGVKDVPIPVSPVLEQEVLPSVERIKAGIESVF, via the coding sequence ATGACGAGAGAGATCACGTACATCGAGGCGATCGCAGAGGCCCTCGGCGAGGAACTCGAGCGAGACGACGACGTCGTCCTCTTCGGCGAGGACGTCGAGGAGTTCGGCGGGAACTTCGGCGAGACCGCGGGCCTCCACGAACGGTTCGGGAGCGACCGCGTCAGGAACACGCCGCTGTCGGAGATCGGCATCGCGGGGATGGCGCTCGGGGCGGCCGTCGGCGGGATTCGGCCGGTCGCCGAACTCCAGTTCGCCGACTTCGCCGCCACCGCCGGTGACGAGGTCTTCAACCAGATCCCGAAACAGCCCTACGTGAGCGGGGGCAGACTCTCGGCTCCGCTCACCATCTTCGCGCCGTCGGGGGCGGGTATCGGCGCCGGCGCCCAGCACTCCCAGTCCGTCCACTCGTGGATCGGGAACGTCCCCGGCTGGGTGGTCGTCACGGCGACGACGCCGTACGACGCCAAGGGGTTGCTCAAAAGTTCGATCCGCGACGACAACCCCGTGTTCTTCCTCCCACACAAGATGCTGAGCGAGACGAAGGGGGAGGTCCCCGACGAGGAGTACACCCTCCCCCTCGGTGAGTCGGCCGTCGAACGGGAGGGCGAGGACGTGACGGTCGTGGCGACGCAGGTGATGTTCCACCGCGCGAAGGAGGCGGCGGCCGACCTCGACCTGGACGTGGAACTCGTCAACCCCCGAACGTTCGCCCCGCTCGACACCGACACCATCGCCGAGAGCGTCGAGAAGACCGGTCACCTCGTGGTCGTCGACGAGACCGTCGAACGCTACGGGACACAGGGGTACATCGCCAACGAAATCGTCGAGAACAACTTCTTCAGCCTCGACGGGCCGCCGAAGACCATCGGCGTGAAGGACGTCCCGATCCCGGTGAGCCCCGTGCTGGAACAGGAGGTCCTGCCGAGCGTGGAGCGTATCAAGGCGGGAATCGAATCCGTCTTCTGA
- a CDS encoding alpha/beta fold hydrolase: MASHDVTGGGRTTIHVDETGDDDGPAVLFVHGCTQSRLAWDRQLQSDLDDDFRLVAMDLRGHGDSERPTEAYDDPALWGDDVRAVIDELQLDQPTLVGWSYGGLVMSDYFKTHGCRSICSSVRTMGPPWVREV, translated from the coding sequence ATGGCGTCGCACGACGTAACAGGCGGCGGTAGGACGACGATTCACGTGGACGAGACCGGCGATGACGACGGACCAGCCGTCCTGTTCGTCCATGGATGTACCCAGAGTCGACTGGCGTGGGACCGCCAGCTGCAATCGGACCTCGACGACGACTTCCGATTGGTGGCCATGGACCTCCGAGGACACGGTGACTCGGAGAGGCCCACCGAGGCCTACGACGACCCCGCACTCTGGGGCGACGACGTTCGGGCGGTCATCGACGAGTTGCAGCTCGACCAGCCGACGCTCGTCGGCTGGTCGTACGGCGGGCTGGTGATGTCGGATTACTTCAAGACCCACGGATGTCGTTCGATATGCTCGTCTGTCCGTACAATGGGGCCACCCTGGGTGCGAGAGGTTTGA
- a CDS encoding cupin domain-containing protein, translated as MASTTDHVTPEPFVTASEEGQALWSAGALVVVKADSAATGGVSALVEHIAAPGFETPYHVHHAEDEFFYVVDGEIECYHGDTGEEVVRAGPNDTVFLPRDIPHGFHVVSAHDCRMVIGLTPGGFEAFFVEAGEPAGAMETPPPGEIDGEALATLGSKYRLDILGPIPR; from the coding sequence ATGGCATCCACGACAGATCACGTGACACCCGAGCCGTTCGTGACCGCGAGTGAAGAGGGACAGGCGCTCTGGTCCGCCGGGGCGTTGGTAGTCGTCAAAGCGGATTCGGCGGCCACCGGCGGGGTCTCCGCTCTGGTCGAACACATCGCTGCACCGGGGTTCGAGACCCCGTATCACGTCCACCACGCCGAAGACGAGTTCTTCTACGTGGTCGACGGTGAAATCGAGTGTTACCACGGCGACACCGGGGAGGAGGTAGTACGCGCCGGACCGAACGATACCGTATTCCTGCCACGGGATATTCCACACGGGTTCCACGTCGTCAGTGCCCACGACTGCCGGATGGTGATTGGACTCACACCGGGGGGGTTCGAGGCGTTCTTCGTGGAGGCTGGCGAGCCGGCCGGAGCCATGGAGACCCCACCCCCAGGAGAAATCGACGGCGAAGCGTTGGCCACGCTCGGCTCGAAGTACCGGCTCGATATCCTCGGCCCGATACCGAGATAA
- a CDS encoding haloacid dehalogenase type II codes for MSTVAAETIREETEVLAFDLWDTLLDREAVLVPALGELLSEHGSDYDPEVLLRRYLAMHFRDSMIDSLIPGPHTPFKEVSRRALSYRLAQLGLDVPDEDVRWVIRQWKTLEPYPDVDAALDRLSDEYELVGLSNGDPDMLEAVRPNFETDLDGIVSVADAGAYKPHRASYDLCCERFDVAPHEVLFVTAHTFDLVGAKAIGMRGAFLNRHENPYGGWIHRPDITVPDTDALADVLTA; via the coding sequence ATGTCAACAGTTGCTGCGGAGACCATCCGAGAGGAAACCGAGGTGCTCGCGTTCGACCTGTGGGACACGCTCCTCGACCGCGAGGCGGTGCTCGTGCCGGCCCTCGGCGAACTGCTCAGCGAACACGGCAGCGATTACGACCCGGAGGTTCTGCTGCGACGATACCTGGCGATGCACTTCCGCGATTCGATGATCGATTCGCTGATTCCCGGCCCGCACACGCCGTTCAAGGAGGTCAGTCGCCGGGCACTCAGCTACCGGTTAGCGCAACTCGGTCTCGACGTGCCGGACGAGGACGTCCGCTGGGTCATCCGCCAGTGGAAGACCCTCGAACCGTACCCGGACGTCGACGCTGCCCTCGATCGCTTGAGCGACGAATACGAACTCGTGGGTCTCTCGAACGGTGATCCGGACATGCTCGAAGCGGTCCGTCCGAACTTCGAGACGGACCTCGACGGTATCGTCTCCGTCGCCGACGCCGGCGCGTACAAACCGCATCGGGCGTCCTACGACCTGTGCTGTGAACGCTTCGACGTCGCACCGCACGAGGTCCTCTTCGTGACCGCCCACACGTTCGACCTCGTCGGTGCGAAGGCGATCGGTATGCGTGGGGCGTTCCTCAACAGACACGAGAACCCGTACGGTGGCTGGATCCATCGCCCCGACATCACCGTCCCCGACACCGATGCGCTGGCAGACGTGCTGACGGCGTAG
- a CDS encoding IclR family transcriptional regulator yields the protein MQPGDTKTISSVERSFRILGALVERDGAGVNELATELGYAPSTVHAHLATLHRLGYVRTIDGEYDISNRFLYFSQYARARVTGLDVIETNVERLAEETDERVQFMIEEHGRGIYVTTAKGRHGTPNNTTLGNPRYLHICASGKAILAHLPSERVSDIVARWGLPAQTERTITDEETLHAELEAIRERGYSTNEGETVEGLTAIGAPVRSADERVIGAISISGPTHRLSTDGEIKALYRETLRGAIEDITLNLTFT from the coding sequence ATGCAGCCGGGAGATACGAAGACGATTAGCTCCGTCGAGAGGTCGTTCCGAATCCTCGGGGCGCTCGTCGAGCGCGACGGAGCAGGGGTGAACGAACTCGCGACGGAACTCGGATACGCGCCCAGCACGGTCCATGCTCACCTGGCGACGCTTCATCGACTCGGTTACGTCCGTACCATCGACGGGGAGTACGACATCTCGAACCGGTTTCTGTACTTCTCACAGTACGCGCGGGCGAGAGTGACGGGGCTCGACGTGATCGAAACGAACGTCGAGCGGTTGGCCGAGGAGACCGACGAGCGCGTGCAGTTCATGATCGAAGAACACGGGCGGGGAATCTACGTGACCACGGCCAAAGGGCGACACGGCACGCCGAACAATACGACGCTCGGTAACCCCCGATACCTGCACATCTGTGCGTCTGGAAAGGCTATTCTGGCACATCTCCCCTCCGAACGCGTCTCCGACATCGTCGCCCGGTGGGGATTGCCAGCCCAGACAGAGCGGACGATTACGGACGAGGAAACACTTCACGCGGAACTCGAAGCGATCAGGGAACGAGGATACTCGACGAACGAGGGCGAAACCGTCGAGGGACTCACCGCGATCGGCGCACCGGTCCGTTCGGCGGACGAGCGGGTGATCGGGGCGATCAGTATCTCCGGGCCGACACATCGGCTCTCGACCGACGGCGAAATCAAAGCTCTCTACCGCGAGACGCTCCGCGGCGCCATCGAGGATATCACGCTCAACCTCACGTTCACGTGA
- a CDS encoding putative sulfate/molybdate transporter, with translation MAFSSDYWREHSVEFSAGEFTGAIGDSVTVFPVVVAIAALTDLSLSHLLLWFAVFQVVWGLYYGLPVSVEPMKALAALVIAGALTASELALAGLLAGVVLLVVGWTGTLGRIEQYVGQPVIRGVQLGVGLILLETGIQLSLDGVTLALLSAGVAAVVTVAGYQQASALVVLCVGAVFTITQVGVPSPQLPAVTAGLPRLSSVSVATLEGTVAQLAMTVGNAAVATSLLLSDYYDADVSADELSTSMGAMNLFAIPLGAMPMCHGSGGVAGKYAFGARTAGSNVILGVIYAGAAVLAVGIVAAFPLPMLGVVLGLIAIELGRAGLDTDHLPLTLGIGLLGVVTNIGLAFVLGALGFLLLERSS, from the coding sequence GTGGCGTTCTCAAGCGATTACTGGCGTGAGCACTCGGTCGAATTCTCCGCCGGCGAGTTCACAGGGGCGATAGGGGATTCGGTTACGGTGTTTCCGGTGGTCGTCGCCATCGCTGCCCTCACGGACCTCTCGCTGAGCCATCTCCTCCTCTGGTTCGCCGTCTTCCAGGTCGTCTGGGGGCTCTACTACGGCCTGCCGGTCTCGGTCGAGCCGATGAAGGCACTCGCCGCGCTCGTGATCGCAGGCGCCCTCACGGCGAGCGAACTCGCACTCGCAGGGCTCCTCGCCGGCGTCGTTCTCCTCGTGGTGGGATGGACGGGGACGCTCGGTCGAATCGAGCAGTACGTGGGCCAGCCGGTGATTCGAGGCGTTCAACTCGGCGTCGGGCTCATTCTCCTCGAGACGGGTATCCAACTGAGCCTCGACGGGGTGACGCTCGCACTCCTCTCGGCCGGCGTCGCAGCGGTGGTGACCGTCGCGGGCTACCAGCAGGCGAGTGCGCTCGTCGTCCTGTGTGTCGGTGCCGTCTTCACGATTACACAGGTTGGCGTCCCCTCTCCACAGCTTCCCGCGGTCACGGCCGGCCTTCCGCGTCTATCGTCGGTCTCTGTGGCGACGCTCGAAGGAACGGTCGCGCAACTCGCGATGACGGTCGGAAACGCCGCCGTCGCCACCTCGTTACTCCTCTCGGACTACTACGACGCGGACGTGTCTGCCGACGAACTCTCGACGAGTATGGGCGCGATGAACCTGTTCGCGATTCCGCTCGGCGCGATGCCGATGTGCCACGGGAGTGGGGGTGTCGCGGGGAAGTACGCCTTCGGTGCCCGAACCGCCGGGTCGAACGTGATTCTCGGCGTGATCTACGCGGGGGCCGCGGTACTGGCGGTCGGCATCGTGGCCGCGTTCCCCCTGCCGATGCTCGGTGTCGTCCTCGGTCTCATCGCTATCGAACTCGGACGAGCGGGGCTCGATACGGACCACCTGCCACTCACGCTCGGAATCGGATTGCTCGGCGTGGTGACGAACATCGGTCTCGCGTTCGTACTCGGCGCCCTCGGATTTCTCCTCCTCGAGCGTTCGTCGTAG
- a CDS encoding Zn-ribbon domain-containing OB-fold protein, producing MTDGGLDATDPRTLPGFFDALADGELLGGVCADCGQVLLPPRPACYACGSRAVDVEPQSREGRVFSYTAVHTPPPAFAADAPYTVAVVELADGGRLLGRVTADYADVAIGDAVELTVREPTAAEREVALDYETDWPVHVFEPR from the coding sequence ATGACCGACGGTGGCCTCGACGCGACCGACCCGCGGACGCTTCCGGGCTTCTTCGACGCCCTCGCGGACGGCGAACTCCTGGGCGGGGTCTGTGCGGACTGTGGACAGGTCCTGTTGCCGCCGCGGCCGGCCTGCTACGCCTGTGGGAGCCGTGCCGTCGACGTCGAACCGCAGTCGCGAGAGGGGCGGGTCTTCTCGTACACGGCGGTTCACACGCCGCCGCCGGCGTTCGCGGCGGACGCCCCCTACACGGTCGCCGTCGTGGAACTCGCGGACGGTGGCCGCCTCCTCGGACGCGTGACCGCCGACTACGCCGACGTCGCCATCGGTGACGCGGTCGAACTCACGGTGCGCGAGCCGACGGCCGCAGAGCGGGAGGTCGCGCTCGACTACGAGACCGACTGGCCGGTCCACGTCTTCGAGCCGCGGTGA
- a CDS encoding thiolase C-terminal domain-containing protein, with protein sequence MPQPVIASVGASPLGRTDLPGRDLFSVALAEAFDGLPDPADLVEAVYVGNQSESYEHQIMYGTLLAEWAGLRHVPAERVEGCAAAGALALRHAVKDVRNGEHEAVLACGVEKMTSAGTSGATDALSAAFDRAIEQRSGITAPSQYALLAQRYLHETEATERDLAEIAVKNHANAARNPRAQFPKEIDVATVLESDPIAPPLKLYDCAPVGDGAAAVLVTTAELAADLDRPQVRVAGSGASANNIAVAERDMTDVAGARIAAETAYEEAGIDAAAVDIAEVHDAFTVCEALLAEAAGFAPAGTGYQSYRAPAERADGWTDVQLSPSGGLKARGHPIGATGLLQALEAYEQLTGAAGDRAVEGAETALLLNEGGVADAVTVGHVLTTAEAP encoded by the coding sequence ATGCCACAGCCAGTCATCGCGTCGGTCGGCGCCTCGCCGCTCGGCCGCACGGACCTCCCGGGTCGCGACCTGTTCTCGGTCGCCCTCGCGGAGGCGTTCGACGGACTGCCCGACCCCGCCGACCTCGTCGAGGCGGTGTACGTCGGCAACCAGTCGGAGAGCTACGAACACCAGATCATGTACGGGACGCTGTTGGCCGAGTGGGCCGGCCTCCGTCACGTCCCCGCCGAGCGGGTCGAGGGGTGTGCCGCCGCGGGCGCGCTCGCGTTGCGCCACGCGGTAAAGGACGTCCGCAACGGGGAACACGAGGCCGTGCTCGCGTGCGGCGTCGAGAAGATGACGTCCGCGGGCACCAGCGGCGCGACGGACGCGCTGTCGGCGGCGTTCGACCGCGCCATCGAGCAGCGCTCCGGTATCACCGCGCCCAGCCAGTACGCACTGCTCGCCCAGCGCTACCTCCACGAGACGGAGGCCACCGAACGCGACCTCGCCGAGATCGCGGTGAAGAACCACGCCAACGCCGCGCGCAACCCCCGGGCGCAGTTCCCGAAGGAGATCGACGTGGCGACGGTCCTGGAGTCCGACCCCATCGCCCCGCCGCTGAAGCTCTACGACTGTGCGCCGGTCGGGGACGGCGCCGCGGCCGTCCTCGTGACGACCGCCGAACTGGCGGCCGACCTCGACCGCCCGCAGGTGCGCGTCGCGGGCAGCGGGGCCTCCGCGAACAACATCGCGGTCGCCGAGCGGGACATGACCGACGTCGCGGGCGCTCGCATCGCCGCCGAGACCGCCTACGAGGAAGCAGGTATCGACGCCGCGGCCGTCGACATCGCGGAGGTCCACGACGCCTTCACCGTCTGCGAGGCGCTGCTCGCGGAGGCCGCCGGCTTCGCCCCCGCGGGAACGGGCTATCAGAGTTACCGGGCGCCAGCGGAGCGGGCCGACGGCTGGACGGACGTGCAGTTGAGTCCGAGCGGCGGGCTGAAGGCCCGCGGCCACCCCATCGGCGCGACCGGGCTCTTGCAGGCGCTCGAAGCCTACGAACAGCTCACGGGGGCCGCGGGCGACCGCGCCGTCGAGGGGGCCGAGACGGCCCTGTTGCTCAACGAGGGGGGCGTCGCGGACGCCGTCACCGTCGGTCACGTGCTCACGACGGCGGAGGCACCATGA
- a CDS encoding molybdopterin-dependent oxidoreductase: MVAESFPWWLRITHWFNFFFLILLFRSGYEILMSHPKLYWHDDAEPGTEWLRAGDRERSTEFDKEVIEDDELWAAEDEIDPPSALVSLPGRDAIGMGRHWHFWGALGWTLCGLFYVGALFTTGEWARLVPTSLAIFPEAWDNLLTYLQFRIPHGDGGYNALQQLTYFSVVFILSPVMILTGILQAPAFRAHLQGWFSVNRQFNRSVHFIGFVAFNVFLFGHVALVAAHGFWSEMQLIVIGPGEPTGALAAGWTAIFGTAPTGYELTVALTLLGVGIVGSFAGFATWVTLRDPDRTQNWLEIVVDPLLHRLFTHVTFYDGDDVEEYSDFARVNGKPPRNDAYREHFEHDFEDWTVTVDGEVEHELEFSTEEIRELAKQEHVTRHDCIQGWTYYAKWGGVPISAFIERCNPDDDVEWVVFWTLDEKWEYSEDGPFEEVDDAVPEFYYEAIRLEKAREPRSILAYEMNDGDLPVAHGAPYRLRIESQLGYKMAKWVNRIEFVEDFEDIGKGKGGWRDDVLNYYPNSADI, from the coding sequence ATGGTAGCTGAGTCGTTCCCGTGGTGGCTCCGAATCACCCACTGGTTCAACTTCTTCTTCCTGATTCTGTTGTTCCGCAGCGGCTACGAGATACTGATGAGCCACCCCAAGCTCTACTGGCACGACGACGCCGAGCCGGGCACCGAGTGGTTGCGGGCTGGTGACCGAGAGCGGTCGACCGAGTTCGACAAGGAGGTCATCGAGGACGACGAGCTGTGGGCGGCCGAAGACGAGATCGACCCACCCTCCGCACTCGTCTCGCTGCCGGGGCGCGACGCCATCGGGATGGGCCGACACTGGCACTTCTGGGGTGCGCTCGGATGGACACTCTGTGGGCTGTTCTACGTTGGCGCGCTGTTTACCACCGGTGAGTGGGCGCGACTCGTCCCGACATCGCTCGCGATCTTCCCCGAGGCGTGGGATAACCTGCTGACGTATCTGCAGTTCCGGATCCCTCACGGCGATGGGGGATACAACGCGCTCCAACAGCTGACCTACTTCAGCGTCGTCTTCATCCTCTCGCCGGTGATGATCCTGACCGGTATCCTGCAGGCGCCGGCGTTTCGCGCCCACCTCCAGGGCTGGTTTTCGGTCAATCGGCAGTTCAACCGGAGCGTCCACTTCATCGGCTTCGTCGCGTTCAACGTCTTCCTGTTCGGCCACGTCGCGCTGGTCGCGGCCCACGGCTTCTGGTCGGAGATGCAGTTGATCGTCATCGGCCCCGGCGAACCCACCGGCGCGCTCGCGGCTGGCTGGACGGCCATCTTCGGGACGGCCCCGACGGGCTACGAGCTCACCGTCGCGCTCACGCTGCTCGGCGTCGGTATCGTCGGCAGTTTCGCTGGCTTCGCGACGTGGGTGACGCTGAGAGACCCCGACAGGACCCAAAACTGGCTGGAGATCGTCGTCGACCCGCTCCTGCACCGGCTCTTCACCCACGTCACGTTCTACGACGGCGACGACGTCGAGGAGTACTCGGACTTCGCCCGCGTCAACGGCAAGCCGCCGCGGAACGACGCCTACCGGGAGCACTTCGAACACGACTTCGAGGACTGGACGGTCACCGTCGACGGCGAGGTCGAGCACGAACTGGAGTTCTCCACCGAGGAGATCCGCGAGCTGGCCAAACAGGAACACGTCACCCGCCACGACTGTATTCAGGGATGGACCTACTACGCCAAGTGGGGCGGGGTCCCCATCTCGGCGTTCATCGAACGCTGTAACCCCGACGACGACGTCGAGTGGGTCGTCTTCTGGACGCTCGACGAGAAGTGGGAGTACTCCGAAGACGGGCCGTTCGAGGAGGTCGACGACGCGGTACCGGAGTTCTACTACGAAGCGATTCGTCTAGAGAAGGCCAGGGAACCACGGTCGATTCTGGCCTACGAGATGAACGACGGGGACCTGCCGGTGGCTCACGGCGCGCCCTACCGCCTCCGCATCGAGAGCCAACTGGGCTACAAGATGGCCAAGTGGGTAAACCGCATCGAGTTCGTCGAGGACTTCGAGGACATCGGGAAGGGCAAGGGTGGCTGGCGCGACGACGTGCTGAACTACTACCCCAACAGCGCCGACATCTGA
- a CDS encoding tellurite resistance/C4-dicarboxylate transporter family protein, whose translation MANTRDPPSDSFADSDIATVVDEWNTLYFAFVMATGIVSVAAYELGLTWVGWGLFGLNVVAYLVVGGFTLARIGHVPSVALRDLQSYDRGIVSFTMIAGTCVLGSQFVVFDVSTTVATGLLVVGSVLWGLLIYGVFFALTITATDEPIAHGIDGSWFLAVVATQSVAVLAGLLAPVSQSTESLLLVAVGLYSVGGMFYLILITLVFYRMTFYAFEPQSATPPYWINMGAVAITTLAGATLLEATDQWQFLADIEPFLTGFTFFFWATATWWIPLLLILGVWRHTVGGIALPHTREGYRPRYWGMVFPLGMYAESSLRLGTVTDLTVLTALPELFVYVALVAWVGVSVGLVRRLVDVV comes from the coding sequence ATGGCCAACACACGAGACCCTCCGAGCGATTCGTTCGCCGACAGTGACATCGCCACGGTCGTAGACGAGTGGAACACGCTGTACTTCGCGTTCGTCATGGCGACCGGTATCGTCTCTGTCGCCGCCTACGAACTGGGCTTGACGTGGGTCGGCTGGGGGCTGTTCGGCCTCAACGTGGTCGCCTACCTCGTCGTCGGTGGGTTCACCCTCGCACGGATCGGCCACGTTCCGTCGGTCGCACTGCGTGACCTCCAGTCGTACGACCGTGGAATCGTCTCGTTTACGATGATCGCCGGAACCTGTGTCCTCGGCAGCCAGTTCGTCGTCTTCGATGTGTCGACGACGGTCGCGACAGGTCTCCTCGTCGTGGGCAGCGTGCTGTGGGGACTCCTCATCTACGGCGTCTTTTTCGCCCTGACGATCACCGCGACCGACGAGCCGATCGCCCACGGCATCGACGGCAGTTGGTTCCTCGCGGTGGTCGCTACCCAATCAGTGGCGGTGTTGGCCGGCCTGCTCGCGCCAGTCTCCCAGTCGACCGAGTCGCTGCTGTTGGTCGCGGTCGGTCTCTACTCGGTCGGCGGCATGTTCTATCTGATCCTCATCACGCTGGTGTTCTACCGGATGACGTTCTACGCGTTCGAGCCACAATCAGCGACCCCGCCGTACTGGATCAACATGGGGGCGGTGGCGATCACGACGCTCGCGGGGGCGACCCTGCTCGAAGCCACCGACCAGTGGCAGTTCCTGGCCGATATCGAACCGTTTCTGACCGGGTTCACCTTCTTCTTCTGGGCCACAGCGACGTGGTGGATTCCGTTGCTGCTCATACTCGGTGTGTGGCGGCATACGGTCGGTGGAATCGCGCTACCCCACACCCGCGAGGGGTACCGACCGCGCTACTGGGGGATGGTCTTCCCGCTCGGGATGTACGCCGAAAGTAGCCTCCGGCTGGGGACCGTCACCGACCTCACGGTTCTCACCGCTCTTCCGGAACTGTTCGTCTACGTCGCGCTCGTCGCGTGGGTCGGCGTGAGCGTCGGTCTCGTCCGTCGACTGGTCGACGTCGTGTGA